The genomic interval CGGCCGACACGTGACGAAGAGGCACGAACGGGAAGCGCGGCGCGATGCGCCACGGGGCTTGTATCTTCGCGAAAACTTGTCGATTATTTCGCGCGCCCGATGAGCGACCCCTTGCGCTGCCTTGTCGTCGAAGACTCTCCGATGATGCGGCAGCTCCTCATTTTTGCGCTCTCGCGCGTGCGAGGGCTCCAGATCGTCGAAGCCGTCGATGGCGTCGACGCTCTGCGAAAGCTCGCCACCTTGCGCTTCGACCTCGTCCTCACGGACGTGAACATGCCCATCATGGACGGGCTCAAGCTCGTGCATCGCATCCGCTCGGACGCGACCCACAAGGACGTCCCGATCGTGATCATCACGACCGAAGGCGCCGAGGCCGATCGCAAGCGCGCCCTCGATCTCGGGGCCAACGCCTACGTCGTGAAGCCGATCCAAGCCCCGGCCGTGATCGCCCTCGCCGAGCGCCTCCTCGGCCTCCGCCCCCACGCGCCTCCCGAAGCTCCGTGAGCGCGCCGTACGTCAAGGTCTGCGGAATCACGCGCGTCGAGGACGCCGACGTGTGCCTGTCGCTCGGGGTCGCGTCGATCGGGCTGAACTTCATCCCCGAGAGCCCGCGGTGCGTCTCCTTCGAGGTGGCGCGGGCGATCGCGGCCCACGTCGGCGATCGTGCGCTCGTGGTCGGTGTGGTGCGCGACCTCTCGGCCGACGAGGCGCGCGGGCTTCGGGACGCGGTCCCGCTCGGGTGCCTGCAGCTCCACGGTGACGAGCCGAAGGAGGTCGTGTCGGCGCTCCTCCCACACGCGTACAAAGCCTTTCGTATCGGGACGTTGGACGACGTCGAGCGGGCCGCGAGCTACCCTGGCGAGTACCTGCTCGTCGACGCGAAGGTCGAAGGCATGCTCGGGGGCACGGGCCAGCGCGTCGACCTCTCGCTCGTCGCGGGCCTCGCGCGGTCGAGGAAGCTCACGCTGGCTGGAGGGCTCACCGCCGAGAACGTCCACGAGGCCATCGTCCGTGTGTCCCCCTATTGCGTGGACGTCGCGAGCGGCGTCGAGCGCTCTCCTGGAGTCAAAGACGCCGACAAAATCGCTGCGTTCGTCCGCGCGACGCGGGCCTGAGCGGGCGGCCTCGAACCGCCACGAACGAAAGCGTCACGCGCCGCGCAGCGAGAAGGCGGTGCGACGCACGATCTCGCGACGACGCGCCTCGTCGCCCTCCGGAAGCCCCGCGAGCAGGACGTCGGCCGGGGACTCGCCCCGGGAGACGAGCTCCTCGAGCGGGCGGAGCACGGCGGTCTCGTCCACGCCTCCGACGACGACCGCACGCCGCGAGAGGCCGCCTTTGGCGATCGCGACCACGTCCTCGGCCAAGCGGCGCAACGTGCCTCCACGGAACGGCGCGTCGAGGCCGAGCCGCCAGACGTCGGCGCGGACACGGGTCGCCTCCTCGAGGGTGTGATCGCGCACCAAGTCCCACGCCGCGGCGAGCGCGGTCTCGTCGTAGTAGAGGCCGATGTAGAGCGCCGCGAGGGCCGGCGACATGAGCTCCGACTGCGCGTCGGCCGAGCGGATCTCGAGCGTCCGCTTGAGGCGCACCTCGGGGAAGAGCGTGTTCAAGTGGGTCGTGTAGTCGCCCATGGTGGCCTTGTGGCCCTCGAACCCGTCGGTCATGAACGACCGGAAGGTCTGCCCCGTGTTCTCGATGCGCTTGCCGTCCCGCTTGAACATGAACATGGGCACGTCGAGCGCCCACTCGACGTAGTCGCGGTAGCCGGCGCCCTCTTTCCAGACGTTCGGCACGAGGCCGCTCCGATCGGGATCGACGTCGAGCCACACCTTCGCGCGGAAGCTCTTTCCCCCGAAGGGCGCGCCCTCGTAGAAGGGGCTGTTCGCGAACATCGCGGCGGTGACGGGCGCGAGCGCGAGGCCGACCCGGAGCTTCCGCATCGCGTCCTCTTCCGACGCGTAGTCGTAGTTGGCTTGGACCGTCGACGTGCGCAACATCATGTCGAGGGCGTGGCCCCCCCGCTTCGGGAGGTACTCCCGCATGACGCCATACCGGAGCTTCGGGACGAAGGTGTAGTCTGCACGCTTTGCGAACGGCTGGAACCCGAGCCCGAGCCACGTGATGCCGAGCTTCTCGGACACGGGAGCGATGTCGGCGAGGTGCGCGCGGAGCTCGTGAGCGATGGCGTGCGCCGACGGGAGCGGGGCGCCGGACAGCTCGAGCTGGCTGCCGGGCTCGAGCGTGATCGAGGCGCCGTCTTTCGTGAGGGCGAGGAGCGGGCCGCCCTCGTACTCGCGCTCCTCGTGCCACCCTTTGGACGCGAGATCGTGAAGGATGGACGCGACACCGCCGCGCGGCCCGTCGTACGGCACCGTGCTCAAGTCATCGAAAACACCCGGCTTTTCGGCCTCGGCCCCGCAGAGGAACGCGCTCTTCGGCTTCTCCGCCGCGACGAACGGCTCGAGCAGATCGGAAGCGCTGGTGATCGGGCGGTCGTCGGTCGCGTCGGCCAAGGTCGTTCTCCATCACGTCGCGCGGACCTGCGCGAGACACTTCCTTATCAGAAGGGCCACACGCTCGCATCCGGTTTCGGGCGCGTAAGGAGAGCATGTAAGGCCGAGCTAGGACCGCCTCTTGCCCGCCGTCAGGTGCGCGCGCTCTTCGGGATGGGCGCGCGCGCCGTGACCTTGCGGTCGAAGAAGCGGACACGACGCACGAGCAGGTCGAGCAGGTAGACCACGATCGCCGCCACGATGAAGCGAGGCCAGAGATCTTGGTGGTAGCGGATCGTCTCGCCGGCCGGGTCGAACACCACCTTGGGCTCGGGCGAGAGCGCTCCGCCCGTGACCTCGGCCGCGCGACGAAGCGTGACCGTGTCCGGCGCGAGGGCGAGATACTCACGCGGGTAGGGGTTCGTGACGTGGCCGAAGCTCTCGGCGACCTGCACCGACTTGACTCCGCCCTTCCCGTCCTCGACGTCGCGCTCGAGCGACGCGTGCAAGAGGAACGAGCCGAAACGCTCGATCGGGAAATCCGATTCGTAGCGCCCAGGGGCCGTCTGTTTCATCGGGAGGGTCTTTTTCTCGCCCGAAGGCTGAGGCCCCACCACGGTGAGCTTCGCGTCGAGCCCGTTCTGGAAGCGATCGTCGCCGCCGATGGCGTCGATGTGGGCGCGCACGTGCCCGGTCGCCGGGTCGATCTCCGCCTTCATGTCGAGCTGTTGGCGCTTCTTCTGGCGCATGTGCTCGCGAACGAGCTGACCCCAGAACTGGCCGTAGCCGGGCCACTTGAGCCACTCCACGGCCCAGAGGTTCTTCACGTCGCTCGTCCACGCGAGCGCCCACCCGAGGCCGGCGTGCCAGCGGGCCAAGATGGGCTCTCCCACCTCGGACTGGAGCAGCTCCTGCGCGGGCGGGGGCTTCATCTTGGTCGCCACGTAGCCGTGGAGGAACGGGGCCGAGCCGAGGTCGATGCCGCGCATGAAGTCGGCCGAGGTGACGACCTTCGGCTGGAAGTACTCTTCGACGGCCGCGGATCGCGAGACCATCTCGGTCTCGCGCGTAAACACACGGGGGAGCTGCTGGGCGTCGAGGACCTTGTAGAAGCGGCCTCCTCCGAGGTCGGAGATCATCCGCAAGAGGCCTTCGTCGACCCCCGAGCCGAGCCCGATGCTCGTGACCGTCATGCCCTCGGCCGCCATGGCCTGCACGAGATCACGAATGCCGTTCTGCGGGGCCTGTCCGTCCGTGAGGAGAATGACGTGCTTTTTCCGCGCGCGCGTCACGCTGAGCGACTGGTACGCGGCGTCGAGCGCGCTGAAGATCTCGGTGCCGCCGCCGGGCTGGATCCGGGCGATGTCGCCCTGGATACGCGCGCGGTGCTTGGCGGGTGTCATGCGCACGACGCGGGTGGGAGACGAGTCGAACGCGATGACCTCGATGAGGTCGTCGCCCGAGAGCGTGTCCGCCGTAGCCTTCGCGGCCGCCTTCGCCATCTCGAGCGGCATGCCGCTCATCGAGCCGGAGCGATCGATGACGAGCGACATGGCGACCTGGGGCTCGTCGCGGCGCTTCTCGGCGTCCATGCGCACCGGCAAGACCCGCTCGATCGTCGTGTGGTACCAGCCGCCGAGGCCGTACCCGCTCTCGCCGCCGGCGAAGAGGAAACCTCCGCCGAGGTCGCGGACGTAGCTCTCGATGGCGTCTTGTTGGGTCATGCTCACGGCCTCGGCCGGAGCGTCCGACAGGATGACGAAGTCGAAGCGCTCGAGCTCGCGGATGCTCGAGGGCATCTCACGTGGACCGCGCACCTCGACGTCGAGCTCTTGCGCCGAGAGGGCGCTCGAGAGGTAGCTCGCGCGCGAGGGGTTCCCCTCGACGTAGAGGACCGAGGGGCGACCAGGCACGGCGACCGCGACCGAGACCCCGTTGTTCTCCTTGAACCGGTCCTCGGCCATCTCCGACAGCTCGAGCTGGTAGGTGACCTCGCCGGCGACGCGCACCACGCTCTTGAACGTGACGTCGTTCTCGCCTTGAAGGAGGTCTACCGTGCGCACGCCGTCGAGGCCGTTGATCGCCTCGCCCTGCTTGAGCACCGCCTTCACCTTCTGCGCGCGGCTCGAGAAGATGGCCGCGTGGAGGTTGAACGGCTCGCCGACGCGCACCTTGTCGGGTACGCGCAGCTCGCGGAGGGCCACTTCGCCCGGGACCGGACGACTATACGGGATCGTATAGAGCTTCACGCCGAAGTCGTGGGCCCGGTTCGCCTCGGCGAGCACGTCCCCGTCGGTCTGGACGCCGTCCGACAAGAGCACGGCGCGACGGAGCATGCCTGCCGGGTAGAGGCCGTACGCGAGCTGGAGGGCGCTCGCGAGATCGCTGGCCGCGCCGAGGCCTTTGCGGTCCTTGTCCTTCTTCGGATCGCCCGTGGCCGCGGCCTCGTGGCGTTCGATCTTCGGGGCGGAGGGCGTGGCTTCGTCGAGCGGGACGACGCGAGGGCGCTTCGCGAAGGTGACGACGCGCACGAGGTCGTCTTTGCCCTTCGCCTTGATGCCCTTGTCTATCTCGGCGCGCGCGTCCTCGAGGGCCGCGTCGGGGACCGACTCGGAGACGTCCACGAGGTAGACCGTGCAGATCTTCTGGGTCGTCGCCGTGCGCGCGAGCCGCGAGAGGCCGAGCGCCAGGAGCGCGACGAACGCGACGCGGAGCAGCACCGAGAGCACGCGCTGCACCATCGGCAGATCCGCGAGGCTCTTCCCCACGACCCACATGAAGTAGGGCGCGAGGAGGGCGAGCCCGAGCATCTTCGGCGAGAGCAGCTCGTAGTCGACGCCGGCCCGCGACCACGTCAGCGTGGGCCCACGCGAGAGCACGAAGCGCTCGTACAGGACGACCAACGCGACGAGGAGCGAGAGGACGAAGCCCGCCCACGCGGCCTTCTTGAGCTTGTCGGAGCGGGCGCTCATACGGTCACCCTGCGGTGGTACGTGGCCCACTCGATGGCCGTGAGGATCACGGCGGCGATGAGCAGGTAGATCCAGATCTCGCGCCTCACGCCGACGGTGAAGCCCTCGACCGCCGTGGCCTTCTTCCCGTCGACGACGAGCTCGGGCACCGCGGTGAGCGTACTCTCCTCACGGTCGAGCAAGTTCGCGGCGAAGGCCGTTTTGCCGGCCGCGGCCCCGTCGGCCCCGGGCTTCGCGTCGGACGCTAGGAGGTCGTAAATGCCAGCGTTTTGGCCGAGATACACGGCGCGGCCCTCGAACACGGGGACGAGCTCCTTCTTCCCGGGCTTGCCGTCGTCGGACGGGAGCGTCAGCTCGGCGCGCGGCGCCTCGGTCACGAGCGGGACGCGGAACACGTCGCCCGTGCGGAAGCTCGAGATGTATCCGGCCGTCTCCTCGAGGAAGAAGTTGATGCTGTTCAAAAGCAGGAGCGGCCACGCCACCCGCAGCGGCAGATCGCTCTCGCGGACGTCGAACCCGAGCGCCACGAAGCGGAAGCCTCCGCGCGCGCCCGTGACGAGGATCGGGCCCTGGTCGCTCGCGCCGATGACCTTGTCGCTCGGCTCGGGGACGAGCTTGTGGCCGCGCGCGATGTTCACGTCGTCGAGGGCCGTCCACCGAACGATCGGGTGCTTTCGCTCGATTTTGTCGAAGCCCGGGCTCTTGATCTCGGCGTCGACCTTGACCGGAGATCCCGGCCCTCGCGGGTCGAGGTAGATCGCGTTCGCGCGCGGCGGCGACATGGGCGTGACGCCGTCGAACACGATGACCTCGGCCTTCGCCCCGTCCCCCTTGGTGAGGTAGTCCTTCGGGCTCATCAGCGTGACGTCGAGGTACTCGTCGAGCAGGAGCGCGGCCTCGAGGTACGTGTTACCCCCCGTAACCACGAGGATTTTCGCCCTTCGCCGCTCGGGCAGGAGCGCGTACGCGCGGTCGTCGGCGGGGAGCTCGTCCTTCGATTGTCCGATCGGCGCGATGCGCGCCTCGAGGGTGCGGCTCGCCCCCGACAGGTTCGGATAGAACCTCGGCAAACGCTCGCCCGGCTTGAGCCGCAGCTTCGTGATGTCGACGAGCTGCCCGTCGCCGAAGAGCTTCATCTCGATCTCTTCGGGCTCGGGGCCGGTGTTCGTCACCTCGAGCATCACCTCGTAGCGGCTCTTGTCGAGCGGGTACCTGCGCACCGAGAACGCCGTGACGGCCACGTTCCGCGAGCCCTTGCCGACGGGGATGTACGAGAGCTTCACGTCGCCGAGCCGTACGGGGCCGGTCGAGTCTTGGGCGGGCCCGAGCGAGCCGTCGGACACGACGACGATCTCGCCGTTCTCGACGCCGCGCAGGGCATCGGTCGCGAAGCGGAGGGCGCGGGGAAAGTCGGCGCGAGCGTCGGTCGCGCGGATGGCGTCGAGGTCGCGCTCGAGGTCGGACGTGTCCCCGCTCATGGGCCCGGTGGGCGTGATGGAGGCGTCCATCTGGGCGATGAGCATGCGGTCGGAGCCGCCGAGCCCTCGAATGAGCTTCTTGACCTCGTCCTTCGCGACGCCGAGGCGGTTCGGGGAGACGTCCGTCGCTTTCATGGAGGCGCTCGCGTCGACCAGCACGACGAGGCTCCGCCCCTTGATCAGCGTGGCCGCCGCGCGCGGGTCACCGAGCGACACCGCCAGGAGCGCGAGCAGCGCGATCTGGAGGAGCAAGGACAAGAGCCGCTTCAGCTTCGAGAAGAGGCTCGTCGCCTCTTTGTCGCGGAGGATGCGCTCCCACAGCTTCGAGAACGGCACGGCCACGGCGCGACGCCGGAGCTTCAAGATGTAGAGCGCCGTCGCGAACGCCGCGGCGCCCCCGAGGATGCCGAGCCACTGCGCGAGCGGCAGACCTGCGAAGATCACCGGAGGAACCCTCCCCTACGGAAGACGCGGAGCACGAGCTCGTCGAACGGCACGCTCACCTCGGCGCGGATGTACGGCACCTGACGCGTGGAGCAGAACCGCTCGATCTCGTGGAGGTACTCGCCGTAGACCTTCTCGAAGCGCTGGAGCACGGCGGCCGTCACGGTGACCTCGCGCTCGTCCCCGGTCTCGCAGTCGTAGAGCAGCACGTCGCCGGCGAGCTTCGGCTTGGCCTCGGACGGGTCGGTCACGTGGACGACGAAGGGATCGAACTTGTTGTACCGGAGCACGTTGATGCCGCGCTCGAAGCCCGACGGATCGTAGAGGTCGCTGATGAGCACGGCGAGCCCGCGGCGCTTGTTCTGCGCGACGAAGGTCTTCATGGCGTCGCCGAGGTCCGTCGTGCCCTCGGCGCGGAGCTCGGTCAAGAAGCGAAAAACCTTGAAGATACGTGCCTTTCCGCGCGTCTCTTGCATACGCTCGGTCACG from Myxococcales bacterium carries:
- a CDS encoding response regulator, which translates into the protein MSDPLRCLVVEDSPMMRQLLIFALSRVRGLQIVEAVDGVDALRKLATLRFDLVLTDVNMPIMDGLKLVHRIRSDATHKDVPIVIITTEGAEADRKRALDLGANAYVVKPIQAPAVIALAERLLGLRPHAPPEAP
- a CDS encoding phosphoribosylanthranilate isomerase, with translation MSAPYVKVCGITRVEDADVCLSLGVASIGLNFIPESPRCVSFEVARAIAAHVGDRALVVGVVRDLSADEARGLRDAVPLGCLQLHGDEPKEVVSALLPHAYKAFRIGTLDDVERAASYPGEYLLVDAKVEGMLGGTGQRVDLSLVAGLARSRKLTLAGGLTAENVHEAIVRVSPYCVDVASGVERSPGVKDADKIAAFVRATRA
- a CDS encoding glutamate--cysteine ligase yields the protein MTSASDLLEPFVAAEKPKSAFLCGAEAEKPGVFDDLSTVPYDGPRGGVASILHDLASKGWHEEREYEGGPLLALTKDGASITLEPGSQLELSGAPLPSAHAIAHELRAHLADIAPVSEKLGITWLGLGFQPFAKRADYTFVPKLRYGVMREYLPKRGGHALDMMLRTSTVQANYDYASEEDAMRKLRVGLALAPVTAAMFANSPFYEGAPFGGKSFRAKVWLDVDPDRSGLVPNVWKEGAGYRDYVEWALDVPMFMFKRDGKRIENTGQTFRSFMTDGFEGHKATMGDYTTHLNTLFPEVRLKRTLEIRSADAQSELMSPALAALYIGLYYDETALAAAWDLVRDHTLEEATRVRADVWRLGLDAPFRGGTLRRLAEDVVAIAKGGLSRRAVVVGGVDETAVLRPLEELVSRGESPADVLLAGLPEGDEARRREIVRRTAFSLRGA
- a CDS encoding VWA domain-containing protein; translated protein: MSARSDKLKKAAWAGFVLSLLVALVVLYERFVLSRGPTLTWSRAGVDYELLSPKMLGLALLAPYFMWVVGKSLADLPMVQRVLSVLLRVAFVALLALGLSRLARTATTQKICTVYLVDVSESVPDAALEDARAEIDKGIKAKGKDDLVRVVTFAKRPRVVPLDEATPSAPKIERHEAAATGDPKKDKDRKGLGAASDLASALQLAYGLYPAGMLRRAVLLSDGVQTDGDVLAEANRAHDFGVKLYTIPYSRPVPGEVALRELRVPDKVRVGEPFNLHAAIFSSRAQKVKAVLKQGEAINGLDGVRTVDLLQGENDVTFKSVVRVAGEVTYQLELSEMAEDRFKENNGVSVAVAVPGRPSVLYVEGNPSRASYLSSALSAQELDVEVRGPREMPSSIRELERFDFVILSDAPAEAVSMTQQDAIESYVRDLGGGFLFAGGESGYGLGGWYHTTIERVLPVRMDAEKRRDEPQVAMSLVIDRSGSMSGMPLEMAKAAAKATADTLSGDDLIEVIAFDSSPTRVVRMTPAKHRARIQGDIARIQPGGGTEIFSALDAAYQSLSVTRARKKHVILLTDGQAPQNGIRDLVQAMAAEGMTVTSIGLGSGVDEGLLRMISDLGGGRFYKVLDAQQLPRVFTRETEMVSRSAAVEEYFQPKVVTSADFMRGIDLGSAPFLHGYVATKMKPPPAQELLQSEVGEPILARWHAGLGWALAWTSDVKNLWAVEWLKWPGYGQFWGQLVREHMRQKKRQQLDMKAEIDPATGHVRAHIDAIGGDDRFQNGLDAKLTVVGPQPSGEKKTLPMKQTAPGRYESDFPIERFGSFLLHASLERDVEDGKGGVKSVQVAESFGHVTNPYPREYLALAPDTVTLRRAAEVTGGALSPEPKVVFDPAGETIRYHQDLWPRFIVAAIVVYLLDLLVRRVRFFDRKVTARAPIPKSART
- a CDS encoding VWA domain-containing protein encodes the protein MIFAGLPLAQWLGILGGAAAFATALYILKLRRRAVAVPFSKLWERILRDKEATSLFSKLKRLLSLLLQIALLALLAVSLGDPRAAATLIKGRSLVVLVDASASMKATDVSPNRLGVAKDEVKKLIRGLGGSDRMLIAQMDASITPTGPMSGDTSDLERDLDAIRATDARADFPRALRFATDALRGVENGEIVVVSDGSLGPAQDSTGPVRLGDVKLSYIPVGKGSRNVAVTAFSVRRYPLDKSRYEVMLEVTNTGPEPEEIEMKLFGDGQLVDITKLRLKPGERLPRFYPNLSGASRTLEARIAPIGQSKDELPADDRAYALLPERRRAKILVVTGGNTYLEAALLLDEYLDVTLMSPKDYLTKGDGAKAEVIVFDGVTPMSPPRANAIYLDPRGPGSPVKVDAEIKSPGFDKIERKHPIVRWTALDDVNIARGHKLVPEPSDKVIGASDQGPILVTGARGGFRFVALGFDVRESDLPLRVAWPLLLLNSINFFLEETAGYISSFRTGDVFRVPLVTEAPRAELTLPSDDGKPGKKELVPVFEGRAVYLGQNAGIYDLLASDAKPGADGAAAGKTAFAANLLDREESTLTAVPELVVDGKKATAVEGFTVGVRREIWIYLLIAAVILTAIEWATYHRRVTV
- a CDS encoding DUF58 domain-containing protein; this encodes MRAERRTKKSGSGVEFADHRDYQPGDDFRYLDWNVYQKFGRLLVRLYEEEEDLAIYFIVDQSRSMAFGDGEKLRYAKRVAAALAYVGLANLDRVSIVATADNVTERMQETRGKARIFKVFRFLTELRAEGTTDLGDAMKTFVAQNKRRGLAVLISDLYDPSGFERGINVLRYNKFDPFVVHVTDPSEAKPKLAGDVLLYDCETGDEREVTVTAAVLQRFEKVYGEYLHEIERFCSTRQVPYIRAEVSVPFDELVLRVFRRGGFLR